Proteins from one Niallia circulans genomic window:
- a CDS encoding NupC/NupG family nucleoside CNT transporter — protein sequence MSILIGIVGLLLTLGLAYLLSNDKKGINYKAILIMIVLQLVITVVMFKTTFGLKIIEATSNGVSKVLSYGYEGVSFVTGGLVADGVSVFFINVLMLIIFTSTLLSVLTHIKVLPLAIKYIGGALAKLTGLSKVVTFNSINSIFFGQSESILAIKAHLDKMNDNKLFVVSTSAMASVSASIMGSYMNMIPAKYVLVAMLLNALSALIISTLLCPIKKEEDENIDIKEVATTDSIFGAISAGALDGGRVALIVAAMLVAYVGLLALINAFFAAVFGIGFTGILGYIFAPIAWIMGVPGKEILDAGSVMGTKLAANEFVAMLQFKEMIPHLSEKTVGIVSTFLVSFANFSSIGIISGSIQAINGEKAGVVSKFGLKMLLAATLASVLTATIVGLFI from the coding sequence ATGTCTATTTTAATTGGAATAGTAGGGCTGCTTTTGACATTAGGCTTGGCATATCTTTTGTCTAATGACAAAAAAGGCATTAACTATAAAGCGATCCTTATCATGATCGTATTGCAATTAGTAATAACTGTAGTGATGTTCAAGACAACATTTGGCTTGAAGATTATTGAAGCTACTTCGAACGGTGTATCAAAGGTATTAAGCTATGGGTATGAAGGAGTTAGCTTCGTTACAGGCGGTCTTGTTGCTGACGGAGTTAGTGTATTCTTCATCAATGTATTGATGCTGATCATCTTTACATCAACATTACTATCTGTGCTGACACATATTAAAGTTTTGCCCCTTGCTATCAAGTATATTGGTGGTGCGTTGGCAAAGCTGACAGGTCTTTCAAAGGTTGTTACATTCAACAGCATTAACTCTATTTTCTTCGGACAATCAGAATCTATTTTGGCGATTAAGGCACATTTAGATAAAATGAATGACAATAAGCTGTTTGTTGTATCTACGTCTGCAATGGCATCTGTGTCTGCCTCTATAATGGGATCATATATGAACATGATTCCTGCAAAATATGTACTTGTTGCGATGCTGCTGAACGCATTGTCTGCGCTTATTATCTCAACATTGTTGTGTCCAATTAAAAAAGAAGAAGATGAGAACATTGATATTAAAGAAGTTGCCACAACTGATTCTATCTTTGGAGCAATCTCTGCTGGAGCGCTTGATGGTGGACGAGTTGCTTTAATCGTTGCAGCTATGCTTGTTGCATATGTTGGCTTACTTGCACTAATTAATGCTTTCTTTGCAGCAGTGTTTGGCATCGGCTTCACAGGGATTCTAGGCTATATCTTTGCACCAATTGCATGGATCATGGGAGTTCCAGGCAAGGAAATTCTGGATGCTGGTTCTGTTATGGGAACAAAGCTTGCAGCGAATGAGTTTGTCGCAATGCTGCAGTTCAAGGAAATGATTCCTCATTTGTCAGAGAAGACAGTCGGTATTGTATCAACATTCCTTGTATCTTTCGCTAATTTCTCTTCTATCGGGATTATCTCTGGTTCTATCCAAGCGATCAACGGCGAAAAAGCAGGAGTTGTTTCTAAATTCGGCTTGAAAATGCTGCTAGCAGCAACGCTGGCATCTGTTCTTACAGCTACAATTGTTGGTTTGTTTATATAA
- a CDS encoding nucleobase:cation symporter-2 family protein — protein MNNLKTWSIGFQHVLAMYAGAVLVPLIVGGALNLTFEQLTYLVSIDLLTCGIATLLQVWKNKFFGIGLPVMLGCTFTAVGPMIAIGVNHGVTAIYGAIIVSGLIIVIISSFFSKLVKYFPPVVTGSVVTIIGLTLIPVAIKDMAGGEGSADFGDPKNLLLSFGVLVFILLLNKYAKGFIKTISILIGLIVGTIVAAFMGLVDFGKVADASWVHGLKPFYFGVPTFNFSAILTMTLVAIVSLIESTGVYLALSDITKTKVSEKDLARGYRSEGIASVLGGVLNSFPYTAYSQNVGLVQLTGVKTKSAIFSAGIILVILGFLPKVAAVTTLIPTAVLGGASLAMFGMVCAYGIKMLGQVDFNQQGNLLVVACSVGLGLGVTVVPDIFKEMPETIRILTESGIVAGSLTAIILNILFNLLPNRKPAVKAEQKAA, from the coding sequence ATGAATAATTTAAAGACATGGTCAATTGGGTTTCAACACGTTCTGGCAATGTATGCCGGAGCAGTGCTAGTTCCCTTGATTGTAGGGGGAGCGCTGAACTTAACATTCGAACAATTGACGTACTTAGTTTCAATCGACCTGTTAACATGCGGAATCGCAACACTGCTGCAAGTTTGGAAAAATAAGTTCTTTGGGATTGGTCTTCCTGTTATGCTTGGCTGTACGTTTACAGCAGTAGGACCGATGATTGCAATCGGAGTAAACCATGGTGTGACAGCCATTTATGGAGCGATTATCGTTTCAGGTCTTATCATTGTTATTATCTCTTCCTTTTTCAGTAAGCTCGTTAAATATTTCCCGCCTGTTGTAACAGGATCTGTCGTAACAATCATTGGTTTAACTTTAATTCCTGTAGCAATTAAGGATATGGCTGGCGGCGAAGGCAGTGCAGATTTCGGAGATCCGAAAAACTTGCTATTGTCTTTCGGTGTATTGGTATTTATCCTGTTGTTAAATAAGTATGCAAAAGGCTTTATTAAAACTATCTCTATCTTAATCGGTCTAATTGTCGGCACAATTGTTGCAGCATTCATGGGCTTGGTTGATTTCGGAAAAGTAGCAGATGCTTCTTGGGTTCATGGCTTGAAGCCATTCTATTTCGGAGTGCCAACATTTAATTTCTCTGCAATCCTAACAATGACACTTGTAGCGATTGTAAGTCTTATTGAATCAACTGGCGTGTATTTAGCGCTTAGCGATATCACGAAAACAAAGGTATCAGAAAAGGATCTTGCAAGAGGATACCGTTCAGAAGGAATTGCCAGTGTTCTTGGTGGGGTGTTGAACTCTTTCCCTTACACGGCCTATTCTCAAAACGTTGGTCTTGTTCAGCTGACAGGTGTTAAAACGAAAAGCGCGATTTTCTCTGCTGGAATTATCCTTGTCATCTTAGGCTTCCTGCCTAAAGTAGCAGCAGTGACAACACTAATTCCAACAGCAGTTCTTGGCGGAGCATCATTAGCAATGTTCGGCATGGTGTGTGCATATGGAATCAAAATGCTTGGACAAGTTGATTTCAATCAACAAGGAAACCTCCTTGTTGTCGCATGCTCAGTCGGCTTAGGACTTGGTGTCACAGTAGTGCCTGATATCTTTAAAGAAATGCCTGAAACAATCCGCATTTTAACAGAAAGCGGTATTGTCGCAGGAAGTCTTACAGCTATTATCCTTAATATTTTGTTTAACCTTCTGCCAAACAGAAAACCAGCAGTTAAAGCAGAACAAAAGGCAGCTTAA